CCGCTTATTTGTAATTCTTAACTGCTTCATTTACTATTTTTGTGTGCTTTCAGGTATTTTCACACTTTTCGGAATATTTTGGTTAAAATTAAACATGTTCGTTACTCTTCGATATCTGTTTGGCCTTGGTATTGTTACATTCCTTGCAGGCAATAAAATGTTGTCACGTATAGCACATAAACATAAATTGCGTTAACTCGTTAGACCacaatgatatttttataatcGTTTCCGGAACTTATGTTATTTGATATGGAGGAGGACAAAAGAAAACCAGGCAAAAGCATAAGACTGGCTTCATTAGAAATAAATCACCGGAAGTAACGAACGAACGAATTTGTTGCTGGCGGTATTTTATGATGAACGTTGTGTCGATATTGTGTGTAGCGTAAACTACGATCGGTCGATACTACCGATAAGcaatatgcatatatatttttcatcgtaATCATATGCGAAATAAGTTAGATTTGTGATTATAATGAATTATTGCAGCTATGAACAATTCTATTTATTAGAAACAAGCTATACTCTACACGTCTCATGTTTATCGATACACTGTATGCTTGTTATAGGAATGCATAAGAAATTTGAAATTCTTACACAAATTGTTCATATTACTGCATTTTTGATTCTTTATTATGATCTAACGTTTATGATCTCATGTAAGTACGTGAGATGTCATTTTCAATGGTATATGAGTACCATCACACTTGTACTTGATGATAATAAACCGATTTTTAGTAGACCTTTGTTATGTGTACTATTCATTGATTTGTCAAAATATATGCTTCGAACTACATCGGACTTGTCTCATCAATAATGTAGCGTTTCATCAATTTACGTAAATAGTTCGCTTGTATCAGTAACTGGCATTTTTCTGTACGTAATTCTTTGGCGATTATTTGCGCAAAATTTAGTCGACGCCAAAAATTATTGAGATATTGAAAGTCTTTCATAGTCTGAAAAAAAATTGTTGTTAGAGTGGTTGCAAAGTGATTACAAAAGTGATTAGAAAGCGAATTAGTAAATACGTATAATAGTAAACTAAGACCTAACTGTTTGAAGTGGAAGGATATTGTTATCGGTTGTTGGTAATTGCATAGGATGACACTCAATCATTGGAAGTACTTTTTCATCTTGTGTCTCGTATTTTCGACACATTTGCATGTAAGCGAGTATACGTTCAGCTTTGATCACCAAATCTTTCATGTATTTTACACTATGATTATATTCCTTAGACATCGTCATTGTTTTATGTTTATCTTTCTTGCAACCTAATAAATCACTCACTGTCACAATCTACCGCTACCCGGTTAACCACTTGCGCTAGAAAGACGTGCCACGCTTTTGTTCCAAAATCGCCAGCGACGTGTATACCACATCGATAGGCATTTGTCGCATGTTATATTGTAGCACATGGCACGCGCAACCGTGAGTTTATTGGTAGCGTAAGTGGTTAAGTGAGAGATGTATCGAACAAATATGTACCAAAGATGAAACGTTCGTTCGTTTCTCGATAGGCATTATGAAAGAAATTTGATTCTTTTGTCATTTCTTGTAGTTCAATTATAGATTCTATCTTGTAAGAATTAATCTTACTACGAAATTTCATGATCTCGTCGAGAAGAATCGCGATACGCATATTTTGTCGAGTTATCATTTGTTGATCGATCTGATCCTTTTTTCTGACGATTTCGTAACCTTTTCGTCGATCCTCTGTACCTATTAGGGAGggaatatgtatatgtacatgtatatacgagagagggagagagagataaTATCTACATACTTTTACGATAATCGGAAAAAACATTTCGCAAATCGTTCCATAGATTCTCTAATCTTTTTTGAAGTTGCGTTGTAACTATCCTTTTTTCGTTTTCCCTATCTTCCACGAATGTATTGATTTTACCTTAGAATTGGAAAATATACCAAATAATTTAATGTCTGAAATCGTTGTCCCGAAAGTAATACGGTACCTTTTTAGTAATCAAGAGAGAGATAATCGTGTGAGAATGATATATGATTCTGCGAGCATGGAAAACGTTAGTAGGAAATATATCTTACTAATGGCAGTACTTCTCGCGACATTCGTTGCATTTTCACCTCGATGATTTAAGAACAAGTTAATTTTTCGTAAagcagtttcttttttatttcgataataattgatattttcaaACTGAAAGGTTTTATCGGCTAACGCCGTTTTCACATTTCCATAGAAGAGCGTGTCGGCATCTGTCAGTCGAGTTTCGTGTATTtttaacgatcgatcgattatcTCTACGTGAGCACCGTTTACCGTTCGTCGTTGATCTTCAGCTTCTTGCAGACTATCCAATAATAAGCCGATGCTGTAAAGATACAGGGGATATCCATAATGTATTTCAATGGATCGTTTATCACATCGCATCGTACCTGTAGTCCTTGAAGTCAAAGGCGTGTTCTAGAATTTGCCAAGTTATGTCTATCTTTTTCGAGATATCCGGCATTCTTACACGCGTAAGCATTTCTCTCCAGTAACGTCGATTACGTTCCGTATTCAAAGCGCTCAGCTTAAGTTCACGTAATAGCGTTTCTCGTTTGAAATCTTGCTCTGCACCGTTTGATTTGTTCCGTGTTTTTCGTTTCGATTTAGGAGGCATTTCATCGTTTAGATCAACCTTTGCCAACACGCTCTTAcgatcttttttctctttcctccaCGCCTCGTTACAGATTagcctatatcctttaagtttCGATTTTCATCTGTAAACGTACGACTTTCCTTCTTCGACCAATCGAGAATATCTCTTTCgatattatcgatatttatcATCTATCGTAACGGTTACTATCTTATTGCTGATAAAGGTAGTTTTCGACACATTGAAAAGGCGTATCGTACGGTACGTAACAATCGCTATCGCGTCGTTACAGATGTTCGACATCGCATAATTGCTGGATAAATGCGTGAAATATGCCTGGTTTAATCATCCTCTCAAATTTCAAATGATAATCGTAATATCGTATACGTAAGCGTTTTTACATACGATTCTCTAAAGATGATTCATTTCATTCCACTCATCTCGCTCTGCCTTCTTCCGTGATTCGTACACCGCTATTGGAATCTTCAAGGTTATGGAATTAGAGAATCGGCTATTTACACTGTTCAGTGAAAGCCGATAGTTAGCATGCTGTGCCGTAGTCTTTTTTTCGAATTCTCCACGAGCGTCGTCTTTCATACACGATATCCAATTCTCAGTTTTAATTCTGCTTACACCCGTCTATAAATTAAATGCATAAACGCTGTGATCGTGGCATCGAATTAAGGAAGAACGTAATGAAAGAGATTCGGTAATTTTAATTGGTCGTGCCGATCGAAGGAAGGGGGATACACCTAAGTAAAGATAGCTGTTAATAAGTCGAAGAGGAGGAAGGAGATTTGCTAAATTCCGGTTTTAAAACTAGAAACAGACGTTAATGATATGGAAGGGATAAAATCTGCGCTTCTCATATATAAAAGCGATTCGCGCGGTTTCAAGCACCGGAATTATTTTCTTTGTCACAAGTCTGTCAATCTTGACGAGGTTAGTAACGATTTTTTTACCATTCTCTGTTACAATTTTCTTCCTTACAAATTTCCATATCTTCTCGGTTCCACGTTCTTTTCCTTAttcttttttcccctctttctGTCCTCTTTCCCACTTTTCGTAATCACATGGAAAATTCTAATTTCGTCGTCTTTGCTTTCCAGATGAAgtcgttttatttttttatactgGTGGTATTGCTCGTTGATCCGATTCGTACGTTATCGATTCCGCGCGTAGAAAATCGTCTCGCTGTTATACGCGAT
The Bombus affinis isolate iyBomAffi1 chromosome 2, iyBomAffi1.2, whole genome shotgun sequence genome window above contains:
- the LOC126928052 gene encoding dynein regulatory complex subunit 2-like; the encoded protein is INTFVEDRENEKRIVTTQLQKRLENLWNDLRNVFSDYRKSTEDRRKGYEIVRKKDQIDQQMITRQNMRIAILLDEIMKFRSKINSYKIESIIELQEMTKESNFFHNAYRETNERFIFGTYLFDTSLIVTVSDLLGCKKDKHKTMTMSKEYNHSVKYMKDLVIKAERILAYMQMCRKYETQDEKVLPMIECHPMQLPTTDNNILPLQTTMKDFQYLNNFWRRLNFAQIIAKELRTEKCQLLIQANYLRKLMKRYIIDETSPM
- the LOC126928830 gene encoding uncharacterized protein LOC126928830, whose translation is MPPKSKRKTRNKSNGAEQDFKRETLLRELKLSALNTERNRRYWREMLTRVRMPDISKKIDITWQILEHAFDFKDYSIGLLLDSLQEAEDQRRTVNGAHVEIIDRSLKIHETRLTDADTLFYGNVKTALADKTFQFENINYYRNKKETALRKINLFLNHRGENATNVARSTAISKIYFLLTFSMLAESYIILTRLSLS